In one window of Bos taurus isolate L1 Dominette 01449 registration number 42190680 breed Hereford chromosome 15, ARS-UCD2.0, whole genome shotgun sequence DNA:
- the CD3D gene encoding T-cell surface glycoprotein CD3 delta chain precursor — protein MEHSRFLSCLILAALLSQVNPRILKVLEPEDKVMLECNSSITLLQGTEGQEVSGNNKTRDLGKRIQDPRGMYRCGENTQQLILQVYYRMCQNCVELDTATLAGMIITDIIATVLLALGVYCFAGHETGRFSRAADTQALMGNDQLYQPLRERNDAQYSRLGDKWARNK, from the exons ATGGAGCACAGCAGGTTTCTCTCTTGCCTGATACTGGCTGCCCTTCTCTCCCAAG tgaatCCCCGCATTCTAAAAGTGCTGGAACCTGAGGACAAAGTAATGTTGGAATGCAATTCCAGCATCACATTGCTACAAGGAACAGAAGGACAAGAGGTGTCAGGCAATAATAAAACTCGGGACTTAGGAAAACGTATCCAGGACCCAAGAGGAATGTATCGGTGTGGTGAAAACACCCAACAACTTATTCTGCAAGTATACTATCGAA TGTGCCAGAACTGTGTGGAGCTGGACACAGCCACCCTGGCAGGCATGATCATCACCGACATCATTGCCACTGTGCTCCTTGCTTTGGGTGTCTACTGCTTTGCTGGACATGAGACTGGAAGATTCTCCAGGG CTGCTGACACTCAAGCTCTGATGGGGAATGACCAACTCTATCAG CCCCTTCGAGAGCGCAATGATGCTCAGTACAGTCGTCTTGGTGATAAGTGGGCTCGGAACAAATGA
- the CD3G gene encoding T-cell surface glycoprotein CD3 gamma chain precursor, protein MDMEQGKHLAGLILAVFLLQGTMAHVKEVKVDDNREDGSVILICVTNDTTITWLKDVEQIGSGDTKKNTWNLGSSTKDPRGIYKCEGSNNQSKSLQIYYRMCQNCIELNPSTVAGFIFTEIVSIFLLAVGVYFIAGQEGVRQSRASDKQTLLNNDQLYQPLKEREDDQYSHLRKN, encoded by the exons ATGGATATGGAGCAGGGGAAGCATCTGGCTGGCCTCATCCTGGCTGTCTTTCTTCTTCAAG GTACTATGGCCCATGTGAAAGAAG TAAAAGTGGATGACAATCGAGAAGATGGTTCCGTAATTCTGATTTGTGTCACGAATGACACAACGATCACATGGCTTAAAGATGTGGAACAAATAGGTTCTGGagacacaaagaaaaatacttgGAATCTTGGAAGTAGTACCAAAGACCCTCGAGGAATATATAAATGTGAAGGATCAAATAACCAATCAAAATCACTCCAAATATATTATAGAA tgTGTCAGAACTGCATTGAACTGAATCCGTCTACTGTGGCTGGCTTTATCTTCACTGAAATCGTCAGCATTTTCCTCCTTGCTGTTGGGGTCTATTTCATTGCTGGACAGGAAGGAGTTCGCCAGTCAAGAG CTTCAGACAAGCAGACGCTGTTGAACAATGACCAGCTCTACCAG CCCCTTAAGGAACGGGAAGATGACCAATACAGCCACCTGAGGAAGAACTGA